CGACTTCCGCGCCGCCTGCGGCCTCGATCGCAATCTCGTCCTGAAGCTCGCCAACTGCGACTGGATCAGGCAACACCATAGCCTCTTGCTGATCGGACCCGCCGGCGTCGGCAAGAGCTGGCTGGCCTGCGCGCTCGGACACAAGGCATGCCGCGAGGACTTCTCCGTCGCCTATCATCGCCTGCCCAGGCTGTTCGCCACCCTTGCGCTGGCGCGCGGCGACGGCCGATATCCCAAGGTCCTCAAGGCGCTCGCCAGAACCGACCTGCTCATCCTCGACGACTGGGGTCCGGAGAAGCTCAACGACGAGCAGCGGCGCGATCTCCTGGAGATCGTCGAGGACCGCTACGAGAAGCGATCCACCATCGTCACCAGCCAGGTGCCCGTCGATCACTGGTATGACATGATCGGCAATCCTACGATCGCCGATGCAATCCTCGACCGCCTTGTCCACAACGCCTACCGCATCGAACTGCACGGCGAGAGCTTGCGAAAGCAGCGTCAAACACCATCCGCCGCTTGACCGCGCGACAATCACGCGCCATGCAAAACAACGACCCAGGGGAGCATCAACTGGCCGGCTTCAGATCGGAATGGTGGCCGGAATGAAATCGGAATAGGTGGCCGGCTTCGTTTCGGAATCAGCGGCCGACTTCACCGGAATACGCACCAGACCTGCGCCGATCGAAGCCTTCAGGCGCAATACCTCATCCCAGTGCTGCTCGATGACATCCATATTGACA
This is a stretch of genomic DNA from Ensifer adhaerens. It encodes these proteins:
- the istB gene encoding IS21-like element helper ATPase IstB; this encodes MLTNPTIDMLRELGLTGMASAYQELEAQPEARHLEHGEWLALLLEREATTRRQKRFEARARAARLRHDAQIENIDFRAACGLDRNLVLKLANCDWIRQHHSLLLIGPAGVGKSWLACALGHKACREDFSVAYHRLPRLFATLALARGDGRYPKVLKALARTDLLILDDWGPEKLNDEQRRDLLEIVEDRYEKRSTIVTSQVPVDHWYDMIGNPTIADAILDRLVHNAYRIELHGESLRKQRQTPSAA